The following proteins are encoded in a genomic region of Drosophila willistoni isolate 14030-0811.24 chromosome 3R, UCI_dwil_1.1, whole genome shotgun sequence:
- the LOC6651518 gene encoding coiled-coil domain-containing protein 12 has translation MENNNNNLGKLTEESLKRKERLQKLREQAQNKTTDGASQAEQLPKPIFRSYRPQNESTEGEVLPQEPTGNIETAVESQLNLLQQPMIIDEIDITNLAPRKPDWDLKRDASKKLERLERRTQKAIAELIRERLKMNQIEDISQAVNVATAHVNEQVHEDYD, from the exons atggagaataacaataataatttggGCAAACTGACAGAGGAGTCTTTAAAGCGCAAAGAACGATTGCAAAAACTCCGCGAGCaagcacaaaacaaaacaaccgATGGGGCTTCGCAGGCTGAGCAACTTCCAAA ACCGATATTTCGCAGCTATAGGCCACAAAATGAAAGCACTGAGGGTGAGGTGTTACCGCAAGAACCTACGGGGAATATCGAGACTGCCGTTGAGTCTCAGCTAAATTTATTGCAACAGCCGATGATAATTGATGAAATTGACATTACTAATTTGGCACCCCGAAAACCTGATTGGGATCTTAAACGAGATGCTAGCAAGAAATTGGAGCGTCTAGAAAGACGCACACAGAAGGCCATTGCCGAGCTAATACGCGAGAGACTGAAAATGAATCAGATTGAGGACATTAGCCAGGCAGTAAATGTGGCTACGGCTCATGTTAACGAACAAGTGCACGAGGATTATGACTAG
- the LOC6651519 gene encoding spindle assembly abnormal protein 6 homolog — MWPPNNEDSYFVNMDYKKNVINIMPSAEIMVNFPGEMMRTKKACLLYAERMDFKEVMQLRLAEKCDQRRMYITTVDTGSFQQLKQDQSLNVTFGGFMDNVVRMLKDCQAGKLELHLNPRDSASSNDGQVENFYLQFVEVRSFKNLIHLCLPCRSASLNTVLFYINLMLDASYKKYFLLEQNAQQMKMEISSQRVHLEQLGADNSQLREALGENTRILGEKHALELQQMQDKLAKLNEQRSHDQERNRRSISNLQTQLDRAQQDKIDLKSLQEQTEKRTQTLTEELNCCKSRICTLKEQNDKLQLDINTAKKQERKLEYKIEDLKQHTTELQEQIQKGNKEKANMSAELEAEKKILHTKRQALEMASMEIAKANQIIVKQNQELLNQKRTVAWRTEVALQQEKAITEKEKLLALREEEVRQGRITIKQLREEIPQQLESMRHFAQGLEQKYSNQILTLKHRLSSGKENRK; from the exons ATGTGGCCGCCCAACAATGAAGATAGCTATTTCGTCAATATGGATTACAAGAAGAACGTGATCAACATAATGCCCAGTGCGGAGATTATGGTCAACTTCCCTGGTGAAATGATGCGCACCAAGAAAGCTTGTTTACTGTACGCCGAACGAATGGATTTCAAGGAAGTAATG CAATTGAGATTGGCCGAGAAATGCGATCAGAGGCGGATGTATATCACGACAGTGGATACAGGATCCTTTCAGCAACTGAAACAAGATCAGTCGCTAAATGTGACATTTGGAGGGTTTATGGATAATGTGGTGCGAATGCTGAAGGATTGCCAGGCTGGCAAATTGGAATTACATCTCAACCCGAGAGATTCAGCGTCTAGCAATGATGGCCAGGTCgagaatttttatttacaattcgTTGAGGTCAGATCATTTAaaaatcttattcacttatgCCTGCCCTGCCGTTCGGCATCGCTGAACACGGTactcttttatataaatttaatgctgGACGCGtcctataaaaaatattttttgctgGAACAAAATGcacaacaaatgaaaatggaaatatCATCCCAGCGTGTTCATTTGGAGCAATTGGGGGCAGATAATAGCCAACTACGTGAAGCTCTGGGCGAGAATACACGCATCCTGGGCGAAAAACATGCGTTGGAGCTGCAGCAAATGCAAGACAAGCTTGCGAAATTAAACGAGCAACGTAGTCATGATCAGGAGCGCAATCGTCGAAGTATTTCAAACCTGCAAACCCAACTTGACAGGGCCCAACAGGATAAGATTGATTTAAAATCACTGCAAGAACAGACCGAGAAGCGCACTCAAACATTGACCGAGGAACTAAATTGCTGCAAATCCCGGATTTGCACACTTAAAGAACAAAATGATAAACTGCAATTGGATATAAACACTGCTAAAAAGCAGGAGCGTAAATTGGAATACAAAATCGAGGATCTTAAACAGCACACTACAGAACTCCAGGAGCAAATACAAAAGGGTAACAAGGAAAAG GCCAACATGTCTGCCGAATTGGAAGCCGAGAAAAAAATCCTGCACACCAAACGTCAAGCTCTGGAAATGGCCTCTATGGAGATAGCTAAAGCTAATCAAATCATTGTTAAACAAAATCAAGAACTGCTCAATCAAAAGAGAACCGTTGCCTGGCGCACAGAAGTTGCATTGCAGCAGGAGAAGGCCATCACGGAGAAAGAGAAACTGCTGGCTTTACGCGAAGAGGAGGTCAGACAGGGAAGGATTACCATTAAACAGCTAAGAGAAGAGATTCCCCAACAGTTGGAGTCCATGCGACATTTTGCCCAGGGGCTAGAACAGAAATACTCAAATC AAATCCTCACTTTGAAGCATCGTCTGTCGTCAGGAAAGGAGAATCGCAAATAG
- the LOC6651520 gene encoding hornerin produces MSTAKVFVGSLPPGCKPDELRRLFSNYGAVVECDVMNRCGFVHLENTEMADAAIAALNGIEFKGQNIVVEPGRPKERGRKGVGVATGPGAGNRGGRRPMQQGHGHGGETNKGPLESRSTHRGGGGGGQPNFGRASGGRGGGSGDSRESISNGNNFGPIRNDRNYSQQRNAPYRKGSSQQQSHHSEGSAQGFKNRFSAGGSGGTAGSNRFAGTSGGNGGFNNSPGNRFGGHNQQYQQWDNNSGSHSNAVQGGRRNFKHSPSSGFSGNNQQNDSQSGHSGSGGSSNGNQRGGGLGPSANVRQDRRGFALPADHHHQQQQQPVSFGGNQSGRFGNGLGPMRSDNPVMNSGNHQGGRPGFSPNRGNFGGRGGFNARSSNNERGMSQNQGPGGGFNKRGSHPHSQNQNALTAYQAEFPPLGPSHGPRGSGQRNRFSGPRQGSGPNMGGNRRF; encoded by the exons atgTCT ACCGCCAAAGTCTTTGTGGGCAGCCTGCCCCCTGGCTGCAAACCAGACGAGCTGAGACGCCTTTTTTCAAACTATGGAGCAGTCGTGGAGTGCGATGTAATGAATCGATGTGGTTTTGTTCACTTGGAGAACACAGAGATGGCTGATGCTGCCATAGCTGCTCTTAATGGAATTGAATTTAAGGGGCAAAACATTGTCGTCGAACCGGGCCGACCAAAAGAACGAGGCAGAAAGGGAGTTGGAGTGGCAACGGGGCCGGGAGCCGGTAATCGAGGAGGACGACGACCAATGCAACAGGGTCATGGTCATGGGGGGGAAACAAATAAAGGTCCTCTGGAATCAAGATCTACTCATCgtggaggtggtggtggtggtcaACCCAATTTTGGTAGAGCTTCTGGTGGCAGAGGAGGAGGATCCGGCGATTCGAGGGAATCCATTTCAAACGGCAACAATTTTGGGCCCATACGGAACGACCGAAACTATAGTCAACAGAGAAATGCACCGTACAGAAAAGGGTCATCACAGCAACAGAGTCACCACAGCGAAGGTTCGGCACAGGGATTTAAAAACAGATTCAGTGCAGGAGGCAGCGGTGGAACTGCAGGTTCAAATAGATTTGCAGGCACTAGTGGAGGCAATGGAGGTTTTAACAACAGTCCCGGTAATCGATTTGGCGGTCACAATCAACAATACCAGCAATGGGACAACAATTCGGGATCACACAGCAATGCAGTGCAAGGGGGACGAAGGAATTTCAAACACAGCCCATCCAGTGGATTTAGTGGCAATAATCAACAAAATGACTCCCAAAGTGGGCATTCAGGTTCTGGTGGGAGCAGCAACGGCAATCAACGAGGTGGCGGCTTAGGTCCATCGGCTAATGTAAGACAAGATCGTCGTGGTTTTGCATTACCCgctgatcatcatcatcagcaacaacaacagccagtTTCCTTTGGTGGGAACCAGTCAGGCCGTTTTGGCAATGGCCTAGGTCCAATGCGATCAGACAATCCAGTTATGAATAG CGGTAATCACCAAGGCGGAAGGCCTGGATTTAGTCCGAATCGTGGAAATTTCGGTGGACGTGGTGGGTTTAATGCTCGTTCCTCCAACAATGAACGTGGCATGTCTCAAAATCAAGGACCTGGCGGCGGTTTTAATAAGCGTGGTAGCCATCCACATAGTCAGAATCAGAATGCTTTGACCGCATATCAAGCGGAGTTTCCTCCTTTGGGCCCCAGCCATGGGCCTAGGGGTAGTGGACAGCGAAATcg TTTCAGTGGACCCAGACAAGGATCAGGACCAAACATGGGCGGGAATCGTAGATTTTAA